The stretch of DNA GAGTCCATTATCGAGTCATCCGGTCTGATGAAGAATACCCCCAACACGATCACCGATCCAGAGAAACTCTTTGATGAAATTGAGAAAATTGACGAACAGGGCTACGCGATATCGGACGAGGAGCAAATGCTCGGTATGAGGGCTGTTGGGGCACCTGTAATGAGGGTGGACGGAACGGTTGCTGGAGCGATCAGTGTCTCAGGGCCACCTTCACGACTTAACGGAGACCGTTTTGAGGAGACACTCAAAAACGAAGTCCTGCAGGCAGTTGAAGTGACCGAGATCAACCTCAATTCAAATGCTCAGAGGTAAGCGGTTGAAGCGGACTCATAACAGGGCTGCAGACCATATTGGGGTGCATTGCCGGAACCTCCCAGGAGAACATAACCTGTCAGCGGTAAGGAACCGATATCATTACATATCTAGGCTTGTAATGGAAACAATAGATTGATAAAAATTCCATCTTCGTAGCTGACGTTGATCCCCATTCAAGCTCTATCAGAGGCTCATTTTCCTCGCTCGTCTGATCATTACGAGCACAGGCTTGCAATAGAGGAGGGTGTTGATAATCTCTCTAGGAAAATGCGTTCAAGATCTTCTCGGTAAGCAGAGCTAGATTTTCTTCAGCCTCGGCGAAGTAAAGCTTCGAGCCAAGATAGTAAAAAGGAGAATGCGATTCCAAGTGAGAAGGGTGGAAATCGGAACTCCATCGGACGAGTAAACCCGGAACTCAATCCGAAACCCCCGTTATTCTACAATTGTTTCACCCACGTTGGATCTTATACCGCCGCAAATTAGAATCAAGCGTTACCAACTTGGCTCAATGTTCTGACCTCTGCACCGATTTTGGCATCATCAAAAAAATTCCACACGCGTAGACCGGCATAGCTTTACAACACTAATGCTGTAATAATCGACTTTTGCAACGCCGCGAATACGATGAATTACGATTATAATGAATTAAAAGAATCATATACGCGTCAACTGGGGTGAGTGCAACAGAACCCGCGGAATATTTCCGAAGAGAAAGGGGATGGCTTTTTGAGAGAGCCAAATCTATCGGTGAATAGGGCTCAAGAGCCATCGTCACAGTATGGGTGAAAAAATTGCAGATACGAGAATTCTACAGCGACCGACAGCATACGAAGGTTAGTTTGTAAAACGCACCCCTCAGAGTGGGAGCACGCTCGGAGGTAAGCCCCGTGGCTGGTAACTCTGAACGTTTCTATATGGTATTCACGGCATAGCTGAGCGTATCCGTATTCGGTGGAGATTGGGGGGAATAATCTGAGCGTTCTAAGGACTTAGGAGTCGAAACGGTCAAGCACACTCTCGGCAATGTGGTCGCCAAAGGGAAGCGAACAGGTTAGCCCAGGGGAGACGGCATTTAGGACGTGCGTCGAGTCCGTGCCGTGTTTGAACAGGGGATTTTTCACGAGTTCGCCATCGGATGAGACAACTTGAGCACGAATACCCGCGAAGCTCGGCCGTAGGTCGGTCGCTTCAACTCCGGGCACGAGCCGCTGTGCGGCTGCAACGAACTTTTGTTTGCGATAGGACTTGTTCATCTCGTCCCAGGCAACTTGGATCATCTTCCGATTCGATATCAACCGTTGAAACCCCCGGAAACCTAGCGTTTCCACCAGCTCCGAAATATTGAGGTTGGTATTGTCGTATGCTTCGCGCCCGAAGGCCAACACTGCGTTAGGGCCGACTATCACTTTGTTGTCAGTACGTCTCGTGTAGTGAACGCCTAGGAAGGGTAGTTCGGGGTCCGGAGTCGGGTATATCATAGACCGACAGGTGGCTCGCTTTTCCGGCACGACCTCGTAGTATTCTCCGCGGAAGGGAACCACTTGGTAGCCTTCGCCCACGCCGAACTTTGCGGCAAGCTTATCAGCGTACAGGCCGGCGGCGTTAACCACGTACCGTCCGACCAGGCTGCCGCTGGACGTCGAAAGGTGGAAACTGTCCGACCTTTCGACAACCTCGTCGACACGGGTGTCGGTGTAGATGTCAACCCCAGCGGCCTCTGCATCCCGGGCGAGCGAGTAGACGTACTGCTGAGAGTCGATGGACGCAGCGCCCGGTGCCCGCAGCGCCGCCTGTCCAGACACGTGTGGTTCGTACTCTGCAATAGTGTCCTGTCCTCTGAGGAATTCGGTCTCGACACCGTTCTCCGCGGCCTGTTCCTGCAGTTTTTCGAGACGTTGCTCCTCGGCGTTGGACTGGGCGACGACGAGTACGCCGCACTCGTCGATTGGCACATCGTTCTTAGCAGCGTATTCTTTCATCCGTCGAGTTCCCTCGGTGGCAAATCTGGCCTTGAGCGATCCAGGTTCGTAATTGAATCCAGGGTGAAGAACGCCGGAGTTCCGGCCCGATTGGTGCTGAGCTAAGTGATGTTCTTTTTCGACCAAGGCGATGTCTAGGTCGGACGCTGTCGCAAGCGAGCGGGCGATAGAGCAGCCGACACAGCCGGCGCCTACAACAATAATATCGTGCTTTTTCATCAGTGTATAGTAATGGTTGGCGCCGCGAGTAATTATAATTTGGATTTTCGTAGTGACTGCTGCCAGGCCCGTCTCGTACGCCATTCAAGACCCAATTGGAACGATAGTGAGACTTACTCACTTGCTCCTACTCGGGCTCAGATTGATATTAGTTATCAGGATAATAGTACGTACCAATCGTATTGGAAATCCCTCGCGAGCGTTTGGTTGCAGGTGTAGTGGCCTTGTTGTTCCGGTATAAAGCGGTTGACTTTGAGAATGTGTTACGCACCGGTGGGGGTTGTAGACGGTCGCTTTCAGCAGTACCCCGGAACTCCAGCCATCACTAATGGCACGACCGGCGCCGCCGTGCGTGCGCTTAGTTGACGAGAAGACGGTTTCTGATATTGAGCGCTGGTGGTACCGATCTAAGTCTATGCGGGCGTTATGAGCGTGCTCTTCGTTTCAGAAGCCACGACGCTGCTCTGCCTCGATGTCGAAACGGCCGACCGAATCGCAAATGCGCGTTCACGTCCTTCGCGTCGCTACTCGGTTCGCCATCAATCTTGCTTGCAGTTGATGATTCCATCTCACACCTCCTCACTGAGGAATAAGCGATCCCACCTATACACCGACCTGAGGTGCTTCTCCCGTCAATGAGACAACCACAAACGTGACACCGACGACCGAGGCCCGAACACTGGTTCGGACCGCTATCTGTCGGGATTCCGGCCAACCCGACGCCAAGGTAGGCTTGAGTTAGCAATCGAATACTGCGAGGCCTATGCGGATTGTACAGTGAGTTCCGAGCACGGCTTACCGACACCGAATGAGGTACTTCTCCGAACAGCGTCTCGGGGGAGTAGAAAGACGAGAGAGGTACTATTCTCCAGAGGGGTGTCACAGCGGTACTCCTAGAGTATTCATTCCAGTTTCGTAGCTTGATACTCAAAGAACCACGGAGTGGGATCCCACGCCGACCGTTGCGTTCTGAGACTGTTTTTAAATATATTAGAATGCATAAAAAGTGATACTATCTAATTACTACCCTCTGTCGGCGTTCGATATATAACGTTTGGTGAGGCTATTAGATGCTATTGTGATTCAAGATTAATATAAGTTCAAGGACAGTATTACGCTCATATTGGATATAAAAATTATATTTCTTTGGTACTGTCTAGTTAACAGCCTCAGCTGGCGTTCGACCATTGAGCGCTTGATGCGGTCGGTGAACGTTATAGTAGTACGCAAACTGTGCAAGCTACTGGGCGGTGGCAGGCCGACTGCCGACCCACGAGTGATCAAAGCGGTCAGTCCTCATTTTGAGGGTCTGAAACCACTTTTCGATGAGTTTTCGGTCGATATAGTCTAGGTGACCGCTCAACCCGACGCGAAAGAGGGCAGTCAGATAGCCGTAGCCATCAACTAGGTACTCAGTGTCCGAGAGATCGTGTTTCCCGGCGAGTTGCTGGAAAAAACTCAGTTGCTGGATCGGTTCCTCGCCGTTCGAAGAGATCGACGCCAAGCAGTAATTTTGAGTCGAGGTCTGTTGCAGCGTATCCCCAAGACAACTCGCCGTTGATGCTGACAACGGTCTCGTTGACAGCGCCCGCATCGGCTTCACCGTCACCAGAACGCACAGCGTGCTGGTTGGCTCACGAGAGCTTCGCTCTCGGGAACGACTGCGAGTCAGGAACGCTGTCAGCGAGCCGATGTACCACTGCCAATCCGCTTGATGAGTCCGTTTTACACCGATAGAGCGAAGAATCACTTCTGTCTCTCTGAGTGAACAACCAGTCGCGTGGCGTCGGACGGC from Halobellus litoreus encodes:
- the lhgO gene encoding L-2-hydroxyglutarate oxidase, whose translation is MKKHDIIVVGAGCVGCSIARSLATASDLDIALVEKEHHLAQHQSGRNSGVLHPGFNYEPGSLKARFATEGTRRMKEYAAKNDVPIDECGVLVVAQSNAEEQRLEKLQEQAAENGVETEFLRGQDTIAEYEPHVSGQAALRAPGAASIDSQQYVYSLARDAEAAGVDIYTDTRVDEVVERSDSFHLSTSSGSLVGRYVVNAAGLYADKLAAKFGVGEGYQVVPFRGEYYEVVPEKRATCRSMIYPTPDPELPFLGVHYTRRTDNKVIVGPNAVLAFGREAYDNTNLNISELVETLGFRGFQRLISNRKMIQVAWDEMNKSYRKQKFVAAAQRLVPGVEATDLRPSFAGIRAQVVSSDGELVKNPLFKHGTDSTHVLNAVSPGLTCSLPFGDHIAESVLDRFDS